A window of Seriola aureovittata isolate HTS-2021-v1 ecotype China chromosome 17, ASM2101889v1, whole genome shotgun sequence genomic DNA:
TGTTTGCTGatatattattgtaaaaaatcttatttacagaacctttaaagtATATAATCTATACTTAAACAATAAGCAGTGCAGTGTCTTCATCTcaatctttatttacttcaacaaTTTTGACAATTTGATATCGTAATACAATGGCTTCAACCACTGTACAACAGTAAAACTCATTATTTGAACACATGCCATACAGAATCTGAAATAAATAGGACCTTAAAGCCAAATGTCAGTATGTACAAATGTGGTAGGCAAAATTACCATCCTTACAAGCTATATACACTGAAGGTAGAACACACTTAAGTAACAGGCTCATAGAGTTCTCAAGGTGACATCTCAAATTATTAAATAACTGTGAATGCTAAAGGCTTCCAATATGCTTTGATATATCGAAACGGTGACACAAAGATCTATGATGAGGAGACGTCTGTGAGCAAAATGGATTTAGACAAAAATCAGGGATGTAAAATGAATACATTGCCAATATCCAACCTGCTAAAACTCCAAGAGTCAAAGTCAAATTAACAGAGAGTCAGCAAATGTGCTGCATGACACAAAGGCCACACTTTACCATGAATTCACATAAACCAGTCAAAGTTAACATTCTCAAAAGGTTTCCTTGactcttttctgttttgctttgtgTATACCTTTGTGTgggttttatattaaaaatccACCATGGATAATAGCCATTGCATCAGAACGAGGTAAATGAGCCTGTCAcaatacttgaaaaaaaaaaaaagaaaaaaaaaaaaaatatatatccacattaaacatttaaaaaaaagcaaaactgttCCCTCAAAATGCCAATGGATGCCCAAAGAGGAAAACACTGGACTGCAGCGAAACCTGCGAGGAGCTGTGTGTTTAAGTGCAGGTTTGACCCAGAGGACAGAACCAGCTGATATCTCCAACCATTAACACAAAGACTACTTCCAGATCAATTGCAGCAAGTAGCCAGTAACAAGAGGAAAGACTGCACTATGGCTACATGGCTTTGAACGATCAACATTCACTTCAGTCATGAATATGAGGTCCAACTATACCTCTCCAACCCCACattacatatgcacacatgcaaagaaaTTGCAAAATAGGAAATATTGCATTTTAAAGCATACTGTGAGATAAATTAGTTAATATAAACACATccctttttaaatataatacattCTAAATTGAAATTAGCTTAACTGTGCAATTTAAGTGAAAATacagggggggaaaaaaggctAAGATGAAGCTGTAGTCTGTTAAGGACCTTTTGTCAGGGATAGTAGTTTTCAAATGAACAGTGGATAGCCACTTCAAAGTTGACAGAAGAAGATAACCACTTCAGAGTTGACATCTAGAGAGCAACACGTTGCAATAACATTCATACGagcacagtacagtacagcttTAGGCACATGCAAGTATGTGGTAGGAAAATATGCACAAATAACTGTGCACCTACTCACAGATGCATTTAGAGCTGCAACCTGGAGGCAAGTTAATTGTATAGTCAAGCCTCTCTTCCACACATCAGGTTCAAAAATGCAcaatcccaaacacacacacacacacacacacacacacacacacacacacacacacacacacacacacacacacacacacacaactcttcCTTTCAAACGCCCTCTgtcgctctcacacacacatacactggtAGCACACAATGTAATGGTCTTTCAAAGTGTCTTCTCTGGCATGGGGGATGCCTCACACACTCAGAGGCAGCATGCCTGGTGGAGACACAGCTCTGGATGATGCCATGGAGGTCAAGGAGCTAGGGTCCAAACCATTAACAGTCCTACAGTTGCCAAGAACATGgataacattagcaaacacagacacactaataAATATGCATAACAACAGGTATAAAAACAccaattatttttctgcagaTTGGAGCTTTTATGCAAGTCCCTGTTCATTAAAAGGTGTAACGGGTTTACTCACGTTTTGTCGAAGTAAGAGGTATGTAGAGAGTGAGAGAATTTGGTAGCATTGCTGTTGATAAGTTTGCCGTTGTCAGTGGAATAACTTTTTCTTGCTGCCTGGTCTTTGGCAAAGTTCCTACAGGCGGCGAGTTTGGACTCCAAGGCCTGgtgacaaaacagaaaacacaatgtgTCTTCTAGCCTTAGTTTGTTCTATGGCTGATGAGACATTGCTCCTCAGTGTTCTGCAACCTATTCAGAATAATAAAGCACTTTTTTGAGTTTACTTTGTCAACcctaaaatactgtacataacgATGCTGCGTCCAAAAagatatacatataaaaaaagtgaatttttcatttaaaggaatGGTACCTACCCCAACTTTCCTCAGGAGATCACCAACAATGTTAAGAGCTGAGATTCTAGCAGAAGGAGTGAGGGATGAGCTGCCACAGCCATTGGTCAGAGCTAGATCATACAAGCCCATATTAGTACACATAGcagtttattttccatctcCAGTGTGCAAATATAAGAGTGAGATTAAACCTGACCTTTTGAGCTGATGAAGGGGTGCTCTATGCTCTTTCCTACTGGCGTGGCTGGGAGGGATAAAGAGGCCTGTACTGCAGAATCTATCTTGTCGGTGTCTAAGGTGGGTGAGCTGGGTGCAGACATCCTATCTGTAGTCCGCTCCCGTACTGCCAGCTCCTGTCTCAGGtctgcagaggacagagtcaAACTTGTGAAATACTCCTCCATTAACCCTTACACACAAGCCATATTGTCTTGAAAAAGGGCAGAATGGATTCGCCTGTGCTTTGTCTTTACCTCGTGCTTCATCTTTCAGCCGCTGCACAGACACAAGAAGAGACTCCTTCTCGTCCAGCTCACTCTCTAGGAAGGCATTTCTCTCAATGGCCTGGTTCAAACGGCCCTCAAAGTCCTCAAGAGACACTATTGTAGccctgcaaaaagaaaatgatgggAACAACTGTTAGTATCTTTCCTTTTCATTACTGCAGCTCTGAATACTAGAacaatcacacaaaaaacagaatctGATAGTATGTTATAAATCAAACAAATCTAAATATATACTCTTTTGTCTTGTTCCGAAATGGCAGAATGAAAGATGTTGTGCTTTTTGTTACACTGTGCTACAATACTGTTTACACTTGTGTCTCTCTGACCTTTTGGCTCTCTCCAGGTCATCATTAGCCTGCTCAAGCTCACGGACATATTTGTGGAGCTGCTCCTTGATGCTGCGAGTCTGGCCCAGGTCGTCCTCCAGCATTGAGATCTGTTTATAACTCTGGGCGTACTGCTGCTCCAGCTTATCCTGATAGAGATGGAcagagtgaggaagagaaaagaggctTGGGGGGTGAGTGTATGGAGAGACACAAGGATTTCAAAGAGACCTGTTGTTCCAGGTAAAATCcaatttaatttccttttacAGAGGCATTTAGTGTGAAAATACCATTTGCTATTTTATGTACAATGCAATAGTCATTAACAACAGTAGGGGAAACCTGATGAACCATAAGATCATAAGCTAGTGAAGATGTTCTTccactttatttcattttcaaatggcCTCTTTGTTCCCTGGACAGTCCCTGTGGCTCATTTGCTCTGGGGTACTTTACAGTTAGTCAGTGGCAGGGGCGCATGGCTGAAATGTGGCTCCCTGAGGCACAGAGACAGGAAGGCATGATTCACAGCCTCTCTGGTTCattcacacagtttgtttttagcaTTAGCTGCAGCAAGCATGCTCACATGTTGGGCCATGTAAAAAATCACAATCCTTTTCTGCTGAGTGTACAGTAGCTATGGCAACATCCTCAACGTATATATGGTAATTTGCTCAACAATGTACACGATCATAAAAGGATCACACTGAAAATTCTGACTAGTGGTGCTGCTTGCTGTGATTAAGAAACCAACCTGTCCTTGcagttttctattttcttcctCCTTATCCTGACATCCAATTAAGGAGTGCTGAGGGATTACCTAAGGGCATGCCTTATTAACACCTAGCATACAAATCAGACATTGGACCTTGTCCTCAGGATCTAACAGATCACATAACCTCTTAAGTAACCAAATTACTTTATTAGTATCCTAACCTGTAGACCTTAAATGCAAGCCAAATTCCAAAACAAGCTTCACAGCAAGTCAACAGGCACAGTTACCTTGAGGTTGGCCACCTCGTTCTTCAGTCTCTCGTTTTCAGTTTGTAGATCTCGTAGGCGGTGTTCAGCCTGGCTGAGCTGTGCCTCCAACTCAGCCTCCAGTTCACGGCTCCCCTCCTGGAACTCCTGCAACTCCTCCTGTGCAT
This region includes:
- the ndel1b gene encoding nuclear distribution protein nudE-like 1-B, whose product is MDTEMIPKFSSKDEEVDYWKSQALKYKKSCHDAQEELQEFQEGSRELEAELEAQLSQAEHRLRDLQTENERLKNEVANLKDKLEQQYAQSYKQISMLEDDLGQTRSIKEQLHKYVRELEQANDDLERAKRATIVSLEDFEGRLNQAIERNAFLESELDEKESLLVSVQRLKDEARDLRQELAVRERTTDRMSAPSSPTLDTDKIDSAVQASLSLPATPVGKSIEHPFISSKALTNGCGSSSLTPSARISALNIVGDLLRKVGALESKLAACRNFAKDQAARKSYSTDNGKLINSNATKFSHSLHTSYFDKTTVNGLDPSSLTSMASSRAVSPPGMLPLSV